A single genomic interval of Anopheles stephensi strain Indian unplaced genomic scaffold, UCI_ANSTEP_V1.0 ucontig336, whole genome shotgun sequence harbors:
- the LOC118516576 gene encoding uncharacterized protein LOC118516576 isoform X9 gives MVLYVVNKVLNHTSSFVENMFREAANTNRSLKSCTLSALRSRLPQLTIRPNKVVIQAASITPTSKTSPRINVTAAPTKATTSAIPSRLLTPNSFNAAPAKATTSAIPSRLLPPNSFKAAPAKATTAQYNPMLLNTCKIYRPTPTVKKPAPSIIDATSEKEKRNVLNLKTGKLYRPKLLINTSPETVSVASRSTQTSMLDAAQTNPATSSAFESQTSEQLTVLNKSVALIWAELNYLTDHRNKTTYGAGTMQGPGHPITTSIMTLPFLTSEAELTAFNENLGNDDFFESVLLLINDKVSGKPYAKNRMHDTFMMLFDRTFLATCSWRGGGKNGPKTRLDDKANIWRLLKTVGEQFEIVTIEDVERLAKTKISNASSLKKYKGLVKSSTKCSHKRDKNNNK, from the exons ATGGTGCTGTACGTTGTAAATAAAGTGCtaaaccatacctcatctttcgtagaaaacatgtttcgagaagcggcaaacacgaatcgatcgttaAAAAGTTGCACGTTGTCAGCTTTAAGGTCCAGATTGCCGCAGCTTACCATCAGGCCCAACAAAGTTGTGATACAGGCAGCTTCGATTACTCcaaccagcaaaacatcaCCCAGAATCAATGTTACTGCAGCACCGACTAAAG caacaaccagTGCAATACCTTCACGATTGTTAACACCAAACAGTTTTAACGCAGCTCCAGCCAAAG caacaaccagTGCAATACCTTCACGATTGTTACcaccaaacagttttaaagcagctccagccaaag CAACAACCGCACAGTACAATCCTATGCTCCTCAATACATGTAAAATATATCGACCAACACCCACCGTTAAAAAGCCGGCACCATCCATCATCGATGCAACTtctgagaaagaaaaacgaaatgtgttaaatttgaaaacgGGAAAATTGTACCGACCAAAACTTCTTATAAATACATCTCCTGAGACAGTGTCTGTAGCATCACGCAGTACACAAACATCTATGCTGGATGCCGCGCAGACAAATCCAGCTACAAGCTCAGCATTTGAAAGTCAAACCAGCGAGCAACTAACTGTACTGAATAAGTCTGTTGCACTGATCTGGGCTGAGCTGAATTATTTGACTGATCACCGTAACAAAACAACTTATGGAGCAGGTACGATGCAGGGGCCGGGGCATCCAATAACAACATCGATTATGACACTACCGTTCCTTACATCGGAAGCAGAGCTAACTGCTTTCAACGAAAACTTAGGTAATGATGACTTTTTTGAAAGCGTCCTTCTTCTTATTAATGATAAAGTATCGGGAAAGCCGTATGCTAAAAATCGCATGCATGACACATTCATGATGCTGTTCGATAGAACATTTTTAGCGACATGCAGTTGGCGTGGTGGCGGTAAAAACGGCCCTAAAACAAGACTGGACGATAAAGCCAATATTTGGCGATTATTAAAAACTGTAGGAGAACAGTTTGAAATAGTTACAATTGAAGACGTAGAACGTTTGGCAAAAACTAAAATTAGCAATGCGTCaagcttaaaaaaatataaaggttTGGTTAAAAGCTCCACCAAGTGCTCGCACAAACgagacaaaaataataataaataa
- the LOC118516576 gene encoding uncharacterized protein LOC118516576 isoform X7, whose product MVLYVVNKVLNHTSSFVENMFREAANTNRSLKSCTLSALRSRLPQLTIRPNKVVIQAASITPTSKTSPRINVTAAPTKATTSAIPSRLLTPNSFNAAPAKATTSAIPSRLLPPNSFKAAPAKATTSAIPSRLLPPNSFKAAPAKATTAQYNPMLLNTCKIYRPTPTVKKPAPSIIDATSEKEKRNVLNLKTGKLYRPKLLINTSPETVSVASRSTQTSMLDAAQTNPATSSAFESQTSEQLTVLNKSVALIWAELNYLTDHRNKTTYGAGTMQGPGHPITTSIMTLPFLTSEAELTAFNENLGNDDFFESVLLLINDKVSGKPYAKNRMHDTFMMLFDRTFLATCSWRGGGKNGPKTRLDDKANIWRLLKTVGEQFEIVTIEDVERLAKTKISNASSLKKYKGLVKSSTKCSHKRDKNNNK is encoded by the exons ATGGTGCTGTACGTTGTAAATAAAGTGCtaaaccatacctcatctttcgtagaaaacatgtttcgagaagcggcaaacacgaatcgatcgttaAAAAGTTGCACGTTGTCAGCTTTAAGGTCCAGATTGCCGCAGCTTACCATCAGGCCCAACAAAGTTGTGATACAGGCAGCTTCGATTACTCcaaccagcaaaacatcaCCCAGAATCAATGTTACTGCAGCACCGACTAAAG caacaaccagTGCAATACCTTCACGATTGTTAACACCAAACAGTTTTAACGCAGCTCCAGCCAAAG caacaaccagTGCAATACCTTCACGATTGTTACcaccaaacagttttaaagcagctccagccaaag caacaaccagTGCAATACCTTCACGATTGTTACcaccaaacagttttaaagcagctccagccaaag CAACAACCGCACAGTACAATCCTATGCTCCTCAATACATGTAAAATATATCGACCAACACCCACCGTTAAAAAGCCGGCACCATCCATCATCGATGCAACTtctgagaaagaaaaacgaaatgtgttaaatttgaaaacgGGAAAATTGTACCGACCAAAACTTCTTATAAATACATCTCCTGAGACAGTGTCTGTAGCATCACGCAGTACACAAACATCTATGCTGGATGCCGCGCAGACAAATCCAGCTACAAGCTCAGCATTTGAAAGTCAAACCAGCGAGCAACTAACTGTACTGAATAAGTCTGTTGCACTGATCTGGGCTGAGCTGAATTATTTGACTGATCACCGTAACAAAACAACTTATGGAGCAGGTACGATGCAGGGGCCGGGGCATCCAATAACAACATCGATTATGACACTACCGTTCCTTACATCGGAAGCAGAGCTAACTGCTTTCAACGAAAACTTAGGTAATGATGACTTTTTTGAAAGCGTCCTTCTTCTTATTAATGATAAAGTATCGGGAAAGCCGTATGCTAAAAATCGCATGCATGACACATTCATGATGCTGTTCGATAGAACATTTTTAGCGACATGCAGTTGGCGTGGTGGCGGTAAAAACGGCCCTAAAACAAGACTGGACGATAAAGCCAATATTTGGCGATTATTAAAAACTGTAGGAGAACAGTTTGAAATAGTTACAATTGAAGACGTAGAACGTTTGGCAAAAACTAAAATTAGCAATGCGTCaagcttaaaaaaatataaaggttTGGTTAAAAGCTCCACCAAGTGCTCGCACAAACgagacaaaaataataataaataa